From the Bacteroidia bacterium genome, one window contains:
- a CDS encoding aminopeptidase, whose protein sequence is MNPLRISILAILLLTSVTWARNNDSTTSGYQFTMVKELGATPVKNQNRTSTCWSFSALSLLESELLRMGKGPVDLSEMFIVRNIYQRKAEKFVRMHGNLAFAPGGAFNDVADVIRDIGIVPDQVYPGLSYGEALHVHNELDAVLRAVVDALIKAPNGKLTPAWKRSVAGILDGYLGPEPKEFEWQGKRWTPRNYADQALGIKTEDYILLSSFTHHPFYTQFALEVPDNWSYGLVYNIPLDDMLRTMTHAIEHGFTIAWASDVSEKGFNHKKGMAIVPDKAWEDMSKGETDSVFIAPVKEKVITQQFRQEGFDNYTTQDDHGMHIIGLSRDVNGGRYFYVKNSWGEKNNPYGGYFHASEAYVRYKTTSIMLHKDAIPADIRAKLKL, encoded by the coding sequence ATGAATCCTCTGCGCATATCCATTCTCGCGATACTGTTGCTCACGTCCGTTACCTGGGCGCGAAACAACGATTCCACGACTTCCGGCTATCAATTCACCATGGTGAAGGAACTGGGCGCCACCCCGGTAAAAAACCAGAACCGCACGTCCACGTGCTGGAGTTTTTCCGCACTGTCTCTGCTCGAATCGGAGCTGCTGCGCATGGGCAAAGGCCCGGTCGACCTGTCGGAGATGTTTATTGTCCGCAATATCTACCAGCGGAAAGCGGAAAAATTCGTGCGTATGCACGGCAATCTGGCGTTTGCACCGGGCGGCGCGTTCAACGATGTGGCGGATGTCATCAGAGATATCGGCATAGTCCCCGACCAGGTCTACCCCGGACTTTCCTACGGTGAAGCGCTGCACGTCCATAATGAATTGGATGCTGTCCTGCGGGCCGTCGTGGATGCCTTGATCAAAGCCCCGAACGGGAAACTTACACCCGCATGGAAACGATCTGTCGCCGGCATACTCGACGGCTATCTGGGACCCGAACCGAAGGAATTCGAGTGGCAGGGCAAGCGCTGGACTCCGCGAAACTACGCCGATCAGGCGTTGGGCATAAAAACAGAGGATTACATCCTGCTTTCCTCATTCACTCACCATCCCTTCTATACGCAATTCGCGCTGGAGGTCCCCGACAACTGGTCGTATGGGCTGGTGTACAACATCCCGCTGGACGACATGCTGCGCACCATGACCCATGCCATCGAGCACGGCTTCACCATCGCCTGGGCGAGCGATGTCAGCGAAAAAGGATTCAATCACAAAAAAGGCATGGCGATTGTACCGGATAAAGCGTGGGAAGACATGAGCAAAGGCGAAACCGACAGCGTCTTTATCGCGCCGGTGAAAGAAAAAGTCATCACGCAACAGTTCCGTCAGGAGGGCTTCGACAATTACACTACGCAGGATGATCACGGCATGCACATCATCGGCTTGTCCCGCGATGTCAATGGCGGGCGGTATTTCTATGTGAAGAATTCCTGGGGTGAAAAGAATAATCCCTATGGTGGATACTTCCACGCATCCGAGGCCTATGTGCGTTACAAAACCACCTCCATCATGCTGCACAAAGACGCTATTCCCGCCGATATCAGAGCGAAACTGAAGC
- a CDS encoding anti-phage deoxyguanosine triphosphatase, which yields MHPLYHISPLYTAADTERPGGDHHKAGDHRDPFERDRARIIHSFSFRRLQSKTQIFSLNESAFLRTRLTHSLEVANIGRGLTAVLNRQIWPGFPLASVKPEFEELGGVIDTSLIEAACLAHDLGHPPFGHRGEEALNYCVWTRLGDNGFEGNGQTLRLLNSDDLEVHGEHHGLNLTRTVLQAILKYPRIYADLVNPLAYPDNAACPPFKPWAPPKCIHNEEQELLDWILSPFSSGDRERLSEIEYREARHARTRNSTLEASVVELADDIAYGTHDVEDAFFSRLIEPEAILSYLPKEKFQDPEMQKSYASLIIAMGRGGGASRRDAVHEKKQAASALIGRLIGAAELTHDTRFEHPRLRWRATLPHDHRLALEALKRSVYDLVINGPAVQSLEYRGGIIIRKMFDAFIDSPELLSGKHGYLLREADTEAQRVRVLADFISGMTDNYAERMYNRLFQPGSGSVFDRL from the coding sequence ATGCATCCACTCTACCATATCTCGCCATTGTACACCGCAGCGGACACGGAACGTCCGGGTGGCGACCATCATAAAGCCGGCGACCATCGCGATCCGTTTGAACGCGACCGAGCCCGCATCATCCACAGTTTCTCCTTCCGTCGCCTGCAATCGAAGACGCAGATCTTTTCGCTCAATGAATCCGCTTTTCTCCGCACGCGTCTCACGCACTCGCTCGAGGTCGCAAATATCGGGCGCGGGCTCACCGCTGTGCTCAATCGACAGATATGGCCGGGTTTCCCGCTGGCAAGTGTGAAGCCGGAGTTTGAGGAACTTGGCGGCGTTATTGACACCAGTCTCATAGAAGCCGCATGCCTCGCGCACGATCTCGGTCACCCACCCTTCGGTCACCGCGGTGAAGAAGCTCTGAATTATTGTGTGTGGACACGGCTCGGGGATAATGGCTTCGAAGGAAACGGACAAACGCTTCGCTTACTCAACAGCGATGACCTTGAAGTCCATGGCGAACACCATGGTTTGAACCTCACCCGAACGGTTCTTCAGGCCATTCTGAAGTATCCGCGCATCTATGCCGATCTCGTCAATCCCCTCGCCTATCCGGACAATGCGGCCTGTCCGCCATTCAAGCCCTGGGCACCGCCAAAATGTATTCATAACGAGGAACAGGAGTTGCTGGATTGGATACTGTCTCCGTTTTCATCAGGTGACCGTGAGCGCCTTTCCGAAATAGAGTATCGCGAAGCACGTCACGCCCGCACACGCAACAGTACGCTCGAAGCAAGTGTCGTCGAACTCGCCGATGATATCGCCTATGGCACACACGACGTGGAGGACGCTTTCTTTTCCCGCCTGATCGAACCGGAAGCGATTCTTTCCTACTTGCCGAAAGAGAAGTTTCAGGATCCCGAGATGCAGAAATCCTACGCCTCGCTCATCATTGCGATGGGACGTGGCGGCGGCGCATCCCGACGAGACGCAGTGCATGAGAAAAAGCAGGCGGCATCGGCACTGATCGGCCGGCTCATCGGTGCGGCAGAGTTGACCCACGATACGCGCTTCGAACATCCCCGCCTGCGGTGGAGGGCGACCCTGCCGCACGACCATCGCCTCGCTCTCGAAGCCCTCAAGCGCTCGGTCTATGATCTTGTCATCAACGGACCCGCGGTCCAGAGTCTTGAGTATCGCGGCGGCATCATCATCCGGAAAATGTTCGATGCCTTTATTGATTCACCCGAGTTGCTCTCCGGCAAGCATGGGTATCTTTTACGCGAAGCGGACACGGAAGCGCAGCGCGTCCGTGTATTGGCGGACTTCATTTCCGGGATGACCGACAATTATGCGGAGCGAATGTACAACCGTCTTTTCCAGCCCGGCAGCGGATCGGTGTTCGACAGACTGTGA
- a CDS encoding putative LPS assembly protein LptD produces MNAQTDEPAPPADSTVVPAAAPVDSLFRTDDSVYVFPTKDAADTIVSYKARDSVVYILDDKLMDMYAEADINYGSTAISAARIRISWDKSTIHATGISDSATQEIKGAPILKEGGETYNGEEMTYNFRSKQGLILKGETAIEDGFYLGERIKRSPDNEYFVGMGRYTTCDNPSHRHYYFGSQQMKVIPDDVVVARPITLFIEDIPLFWFPFAVIPNTKGRTSGILVPAFGEDGRRGRYLTKGGYYLSISDYWDLALTGDWYSKGGYLLKADVRYALRYNFTGSVSASYGRQTFNIGNVFVPDDEPGTDWSLLLNHNQDISPLSRLSMNLNLRTQGYFDRYSNDLNELLTQSVYSSAQYSTSWEGTNRSLSIGMQRDQNTTTGTSTMTLPDITFNQSQVYPFRSEEGSGQEWYELIGFNYTGRAVNRIEIKDYTVDRDTIRGRFDRRGVDHSVSLIASPKFGYVTLSPNFRYQERWYDHRTERSYTPGDSLVRGRDVEGFFALRTFSASVSASTKLYGMFEPNMFGILGIRHTLQPSVSYQYNPDFSSSWWGYHQVYRDSTGREVFYDPYSGYDYRPGEVFGGVGGGESQSVGMSLSNIFEMKLQPRADDTTQTPRKFQLFTLNADTRYNWVADSLKLSDINLSFRTSIQNVLDLYGGATLSPYVFERRRTEFDGEGRETIIPGRKVNRFLIDEDGGLVRLTNFSLNLSTTLSNEMFKDANAAAEDSTRKKDDDVYSFSIPWNLSLGVDYNIDMFDPDNVFRRAGLRAGLSFSFTPSWHVSMNTFYDVVNKELGTPEINVRKDLHCWEMSFNWRPAGYYRSFYFVLRLKAPMLQDIKLEKRGSDRGVF; encoded by the coding sequence ATGAACGCGCAAACGGATGAACCCGCACCGCCGGCAGACTCCACTGTCGTACCCGCCGCAGCTCCAGTCGACTCGCTTTTCCGCACCGACGATTCGGTGTACGTTTTTCCCACAAAGGACGCGGCGGATACCATCGTCTCCTACAAGGCGCGCGATTCGGTGGTGTACATACTCGATGACAAACTCATGGATATGTACGCGGAGGCCGACATCAACTACGGCAGTACCGCAATCTCCGCCGCGCGTATCCGCATCAGTTGGGACAAGTCCACCATTCATGCTACCGGAATCAGCGACAGCGCAACGCAGGAAATCAAGGGTGCTCCGATACTGAAGGAAGGGGGAGAAACGTACAACGGCGAGGAAATGACCTACAATTTCCGCTCGAAACAGGGGTTGATTCTGAAGGGCGAAACCGCGATCGAGGACGGATTCTATCTCGGTGAGCGCATCAAACGCTCACCGGACAACGAGTACTTCGTAGGCATGGGGCGTTACACAACCTGTGATAATCCCTCCCATCGCCATTATTATTTCGGCTCGCAGCAGATGAAAGTCATCCCGGACGATGTCGTGGTCGCGCGTCCCATCACGCTGTTTATCGAAGATATTCCCCTGTTCTGGTTCCCCTTCGCTGTCATCCCCAACACCAAAGGCCGTACTTCCGGTATTCTCGTGCCCGCCTTCGGAGAGGACGGACGGCGTGGGCGCTATCTGACGAAAGGCGGCTATTATCTCTCCATCAGCGATTACTGGGATCTCGCGCTTACCGGAGACTGGTATTCCAAGGGCGGGTATTTGCTCAAGGCGGATGTGCGCTACGCTTTGCGCTATAATTTCACGGGGTCGGTGAGCGCGAGCTATGGTCGGCAGACCTTCAACATCGGCAATGTGTTCGTCCCCGACGACGAACCCGGTACGGACTGGAGTCTTCTGCTCAATCATAATCAGGACATTTCGCCGCTCTCGCGCCTTTCGATGAATCTCAATCTCCGAACCCAGGGATATTTCGATCGATACAGCAACGATCTCAACGAACTTCTGACGCAATCGGTGTATTCTTCCGCGCAGTATTCCACCTCCTGGGAGGGAACGAATCGCAGCCTGTCCATAGGCATGCAGCGCGACCAGAATACCACTACCGGAACGTCCACCATGACGCTTCCGGACATCACCTTTAATCAGTCCCAGGTATATCCGTTCCGTTCGGAGGAGGGAAGCGGCCAGGAGTGGTATGAACTCATAGGCTTTAATTACACAGGCCGGGCGGTGAATCGCATCGAGATCAAGGACTACACGGTGGATAGAGATACGATTCGCGGCAGGTTCGATCGCCGTGGCGTGGATCATAGCGTCTCTCTGATCGCGTCACCGAAGTTCGGGTATGTGACGCTCTCACCGAATTTTCGCTATCAGGAACGATGGTACGACCACCGCACCGAACGAAGTTACACACCCGGTGATTCATTGGTCCGCGGCCGCGATGTGGAGGGTTTCTTTGCGTTGCGCACGTTCTCGGCCAGTGTGTCGGCCAGTACCAAATTGTACGGGATGTTCGAGCCGAATATGTTCGGCATCCTCGGTATACGGCATACGTTGCAGCCCTCGGTGAGCTATCAGTACAATCCGGATTTCTCCAGCAGTTGGTGGGGATATCATCAGGTGTACAGGGACAGCACGGGACGTGAAGTGTTTTACGATCCCTACTCCGGCTATGATTACCGGCCCGGCGAGGTCTTCGGCGGAGTCGGCGGGGGAGAATCGCAGTCCGTCGGCATGAGTCTGAGCAATATTTTCGAGATGAAACTGCAACCGCGCGCCGACGATACCACGCAGACCCCCCGGAAATTCCAGCTCTTCACACTGAATGCCGATACGCGGTACAATTGGGTGGCGGACAGTCTCAAACTTTCGGACATCAACTTGTCGTTCAGAACCAGCATTCAGAATGTGCTCGATCTGTACGGAGGCGCGACACTTTCACCCTATGTCTTTGAGCGCAGACGGACGGAATTCGATGGCGAAGGAAGGGAGACCATCATTCCGGGCAGGAAAGTGAATCGCTTTCTCATCGATGAGGATGGAGGACTCGTACGGCTTACGAATTTTTCGCTGAATTTGTCCACGACGCTGTCCAACGAAATGTTCAAAGATGCCAATGCGGCCGCGGAGGATTCGACGAGAAAAAAGGATGATGATGTCTACAGCTTCAGCATACCCTGGAATCTCTCCCTTGGTGTGGATTATAACATCGACATGTTCGATCCCGACAATGTTTTTCGGAGAGCGGGACTTCGCGCGGGATTGTCCTTCAGCTTTACACCGAGCTGGCATGTGTCCATGAATACGTTCTACGATGTGGTGAACAAGGAACTCGGGACGCCGGAAATCAATGTGCGTAAGGATTTGCATTGCTGGGAAATGAGCTTCAATTGGCGTCCGGCCGGGTACTACAGAAGTTTCTATTTCGTCCTGCGCCTGAAAGCCCCTATGCTGCAGGATATCAAGCTCGAAAAACGCGGCAGCGATCGCGGCGTATTTTAG
- a CDS encoding DUF3857 domain-containing protein gives MTHCFRIALFILLALLLPGMLAAQNDPNKDRLRASEGDWYGKADMLVVYDSMSVDVQESGLSYVTMHKLVRVLTAKGALSLRNVIYDYDPLSADVEVRLVRIYRADGSVETVGKDRVHDYPAPARAIYWGARQKLVDVGRLEPGDAVETVAFRKGFTYALLGDGSDDDSRFIPPMKGHYYDIVEFWSSVPVTEKVYRIFTPADKPLQYEVYNGELTSYVHFHPQHTHRVKVAVNPAGKQAATTEDALHPTAGMVTKPGKITYGWYKRHILPLKTEPDMVAASDVAPKLLLSTSPDWYAKAVWFHGVNEDFGSFAVTPEVQKMTDNLLKGVTNEHEKISILNHWVAEEIRYSGISMGEGEGYTLHTGEMTFSDRCGVCKDKAGMLVTMLRAAGFESYPAMTMAGSRIDRIPADQFNHSVTTVKLSTGEWMLLDPTWIPGAREMWSSAEQQQEYLLGIPGGADVMSTPVSPADNHYWNATNTATLLADGTLEGTIVIEAEGQSDAMLRRAFSRSYRSSWEDNFVSQFLKKFPTAEAKVTEMTTVEDLSKPFAIRMNYRIPGYAIVDGKRLLLTPLLADSPFDDGFNAGELSINTSLETRKYGFRARCSKLVQLHEVITLPSGYSTETLPQTVEKGGAPASFSSVFSKEGNSIRMKATHRLEKRVYEAADWPDFRAALLARKDLANTSITLTR, from the coding sequence ATGACACATTGTTTCAGAATCGCACTCTTTATTTTGCTCGCGCTGCTGCTTCCCGGGATGCTTGCGGCACAGAATGATCCGAACAAAGACCGCCTCCGCGCCTCTGAAGGGGACTGGTACGGAAAGGCCGATATGCTTGTCGTGTACGACAGCATGTCGGTGGACGTACAGGAAAGCGGTTTGAGCTACGTTACCATGCACAAACTCGTGCGTGTGCTCACAGCCAAAGGAGCGCTCTCGCTGCGCAACGTGATCTATGATTATGATCCGCTCTCGGCCGATGTGGAGGTGCGTCTGGTGAGAATCTACCGTGCGGATGGCAGCGTCGAAACCGTCGGGAAAGATCGTGTGCACGACTACCCCGCGCCGGCACGCGCCATTTACTGGGGTGCCCGGCAGAAATTGGTGGATGTCGGACGGCTCGAACCCGGTGACGCGGTGGAGACCGTCGCGTTTCGCAAGGGATTCACCTACGCGCTTCTGGGTGATGGCTCCGACGATGACAGCCGTTTCATCCCGCCGATGAAAGGTCATTACTATGACATCGTGGAGTTTTGGTCATCAGTGCCAGTGACGGAAAAAGTGTATCGCATTTTCACTCCTGCGGACAAACCGTTGCAGTATGAAGTGTATAACGGCGAACTCACTTCGTATGTGCATTTTCATCCGCAGCATACGCATCGCGTCAAAGTGGCGGTGAATCCCGCCGGGAAGCAAGCGGCGACGACGGAAGATGCGTTGCATCCGACTGCCGGAATGGTCACGAAACCGGGGAAAATCACCTATGGCTGGTACAAGCGGCATATCCTGCCGCTGAAAACCGAGCCCGACATGGTTGCGGCGTCGGATGTCGCTCCCAAACTGTTGCTCTCCACGTCGCCGGACTGGTACGCCAAAGCCGTCTGGTTCCACGGGGTGAACGAGGATTTCGGCAGTTTTGCTGTCACCCCCGAGGTGCAGAAAATGACGGATAATTTGCTAAAGGGCGTGACCAACGAGCATGAAAAGATCTCCATTCTGAATCATTGGGTTGCAGAGGAAATCCGTTACTCCGGCATCTCCATGGGCGAAGGGGAGGGCTACACGCTGCACACCGGCGAAATGACCTTTTCCGACCGCTGCGGCGTGTGCAAGGACAAGGCCGGAATGCTCGTGACCATGTTGCGTGCAGCCGGCTTCGAATCCTATCCGGCAATGACCATGGCGGGCTCGCGCATCGACCGCATACCCGCCGATCAGTTCAATCACAGCGTCACGACGGTGAAACTCAGTACCGGCGAATGGATGCTGCTCGATCCGACCTGGATCCCGGGCGCGCGCGAGATGTGGTCCAGCGCCGAACAACAGCAGGAATATCTGCTCGGCATACCCGGCGGTGCGGACGTCATGTCCACACCGGTCTCACCGGCGGACAATCACTACTGGAACGCTACCAATACGGCCACCTTGCTCGCCGATGGCACGCTCGAAGGCACCATCGTCATCGAAGCGGAAGGGCAGAGCGACGCCATGCTGCGTCGGGCGTTCAGCCGCAGCTATCGCTCATCCTGGGAAGATAATTTCGTCTCGCAGTTCCTGAAAAAATTTCCGACCGCCGAGGCGAAGGTCACCGAAATGACCACTGTGGAGGATTTGTCCAAACCCTTCGCTATCCGCATGAACTACCGCATTCCCGGCTACGCAATTGTTGATGGCAAACGCCTTCTGCTCACGCCGCTCCTCGCCGACAGCCCTTTCGACGACGGCTTCAACGCCGGCGAGCTGTCCATCAACACCTCCCTGGAGACGCGTAAGTACGGTTTCCGCGCGCGTTGTTCGAAGCTCGTGCAGCTGCACGAAGTGATAACGCTGCCATCGGGGTACAGTACAGAAACGCTGCCCCAGACGGTGGAGAAGGGTGGAGCACCGGCGTCGTTCTCCTCGGTGTTTTCCAAGGAAGGCAATTCCATTCGAATGAAGGCGACGCATCGTCTTGAAAAACGCGTCTACGAAGCCGCCGACTGGCCCGATTTCCGCGCCGCGCTGCTCGCGCGCAAGGATCTCGCGAATACATCCATCACCCTTACGCGATAG
- a CDS encoding DUF3857 domain-containing protein, translating into MKQTSITIAALTAFALIVYVRPVLAQDNADAEYLSMEHSYELLEDGSTVYSYSHSQKYHTNYAFTRAYGESFIIYDPAWQKLTVTKSETTMRDGKKVSSPFNAYNEVLPAYAANAAPYLHLREMVVTHAGLEAGCTVDFSYTLATKKGFIPGLSGKVLFGARSPIRSLTVNVIVPSGTQLRHAMLRTDIAPEKKSEAGKDVYTWKTSNLPLFDVEASQPPMDEVLPLLHFSSASFNDLTNHIVSDGKMLHASVAMNALVVKQTEKSSTPSEKALALRSWVADHVARMAAPLADIGARPLSAATTFDKRVGSDLDRAVLLAALCRAAKLDADVVLGSTDAFVAVPSAYALPRALVIIRDASLVQGIMLLDPSRAPSGPAATMAGLAAYLPVSAKGGEPVLMSRAAIATRVSVTSDWTLDKDMKVQGRSLVEAAGLRSHVFDPTGMQNAVKKALASAAQGLTVTPSEAKSGSDFTTSCDAEVSGETALSAVNGIVRFAVPVAPGGITDFAYIPADPKRSTPVQLPAAMTEECRMTLHLPKGVTLLGGGGKIELQNTVGTVSSVIKGDSHDIEIARRITFNTDRVAPAQFEDLKALLSAWRDPKHTTLLLRVGGEK; encoded by the coding sequence ATGAAACAGACAAGCATCACCATCGCCGCTCTGACCGCATTCGCACTCATCGTGTATGTGCGTCCTGTGCTCGCGCAGGACAATGCCGACGCCGAGTATCTCTCCATGGAGCACAGCTATGAATTGCTCGAGGACGGAAGCACGGTATACAGCTACAGCCATTCCCAGAAGTATCATACCAATTACGCCTTTACCCGCGCGTACGGTGAGTCCTTCATCATCTATGATCCCGCATGGCAGAAACTTACGGTCACCAAATCCGAGACCACCATGCGCGACGGCAAGAAGGTGTCCTCACCCTTCAACGCCTACAACGAAGTTCTTCCTGCGTACGCCGCCAACGCCGCGCCGTATCTGCATTTGCGGGAGATGGTGGTGACTCATGCCGGACTCGAGGCGGGCTGTACGGTGGATTTCAGCTATACCCTTGCCACGAAGAAGGGTTTCATACCCGGACTGTCCGGCAAGGTGCTTTTCGGAGCCCGTAGTCCGATACGTTCCCTCACCGTCAATGTGATTGTTCCCTCCGGCACGCAGCTCAGGCACGCGATGCTCCGTACCGATATCGCGCCGGAAAAGAAAAGCGAGGCGGGGAAGGACGTGTACACATGGAAAACATCAAATCTCCCGCTCTTCGATGTAGAAGCGTCTCAGCCTCCCATGGATGAGGTGCTGCCCCTTCTTCATTTCTCGTCGGCATCGTTCAACGACCTGACCAACCACATCGTATCGGATGGCAAGATGCTGCACGCATCCGTCGCAATGAACGCTCTCGTGGTGAAGCAGACGGAAAAGTCCTCTACACCGAGCGAAAAAGCACTGGCGCTGCGCAGTTGGGTTGCGGACCATGTCGCCCGCATGGCCGCTCCGCTGGCCGACATCGGCGCGCGTCCGCTGAGCGCCGCGACGACCTTCGACAAGCGCGTCGGTTCCGATCTCGATCGCGCCGTACTCCTCGCCGCGCTGTGCCGCGCGGCGAAACTCGATGCGGATGTTGTTCTGGGTTCGACCGATGCGTTCGTCGCCGTGCCTTCGGCGTACGCATTACCGCGCGCCCTGGTCATCATCCGGGATGCGTCGCTGGTTCAGGGTATCATGTTACTCGATCCGTCCAGAGCTCCGTCGGGACCAGCCGCGACCATGGCGGGTTTGGCCGCGTATCTGCCGGTATCCGCAAAGGGTGGTGAGCCGGTGCTGATGTCCCGCGCCGCCATAGCAACGCGGGTCAGCGTTACATCGGACTGGACGCTGGACAAGGACATGAAGGTACAAGGCAGAAGTCTGGTGGAAGCGGCTGGGCTGCGAAGCCATGTCTTCGACCCCACAGGAATGCAGAATGCGGTGAAAAAGGCACTGGCCTCCGCCGCGCAAGGCCTTACCGTAACCCCCTCCGAAGCGAAATCCGGCTCCGATTTCACGACATCCTGTGATGCGGAGGTCAGCGGAGAAACCGCCCTGAGCGCCGTGAACGGCATCGTTCGCTTCGCTGTACCGGTGGCACCGGGCGGCATCACGGATTTCGCATACATTCCTGCGGATCCGAAGCGGTCTACCCCTGTGCAGCTTCCCGCCGCGATGACGGAGGAATGTCGCATGACCCTGCATCTGCCAAAGGGCGTGACCTTGCTCGGCGGCGGCGGCAAGATCGAACTTCAGAACACCGTCGGCACTGTCTCGAGCGTCATCAAAGGCGATAGCCACGACATCGAAATCGCCCGTCGCATCACCTTCAACACCGATCGCGTCGCTCCCGCACAATTCGAAGATCTCAAAGCGTTGCTCAGCGCCTGGCGCGATCCGAAGCACACGACGCTGCTGCTGCGGGTGGGGGGGGAGAAGTGA
- a CDS encoding thioesterase family protein, whose translation MPRINIDIPAHLPFFTTMAVRIGDVNYGGHLGNDAVLSIAHEARVRFLASMGYTEHDIEGVSIIMSDAAVVYRGEAHYGDELEIGVGAGNFSGSGFDLLYRVTREADGKEIALVKTGIVFFDYVKKKPQRVPARFRERFEAGKE comes from the coding sequence ATGCCCCGTATCAACATCGACATCCCCGCGCATCTTCCGTTTTTCACCACGATGGCGGTGCGCATCGGAGACGTCAACTATGGTGGCCACCTTGGCAATGACGCGGTGCTGTCCATCGCACACGAAGCGAGGGTGCGTTTTCTTGCCTCGATGGGATACACGGAGCATGACATCGAAGGCGTTTCCATCATCATGAGCGATGCGGCGGTCGTGTATCGCGGCGAGGCGCATTATGGCGACGAGCTGGAAATCGGCGTGGGAGCCGGAAACTTTTCGGGCAGCGGCTTCGACCTGCTGTACCGCGTCACAAGGGAGGCCGACGGCAAGGAAATAGCGCTGGTAAAAACCGGCATCGTGTTTTTCGATTACGTGAAAAAGAAGCCGCAACGAGTGCCCGCGCGTTTTCGCGAGCGCTTCGAGGCGGGAAAGGAATGA
- a CDS encoding glycosyltransferase, producing the protein MHDTIDITVVLPVFNAEATVLSAVDSLDVRPGDSTEVLVVDDGSTDGTAELLDEAAAARPWMRVEHTSHQGLVHALHVGLGAARGSYIARMDADDVSLPGRLLWQKDYLDAHPEIGVVSGQVRFGGDTEASRGYALHVDWLNALHTPEDISLSRFIEAPVAHPSVMFRRRLVETHGGYTKGEYPEDYELWLSWMDAGVRFGKVDAPVLLWNDSPTRLSRTDSRYSSEAFYAIKARYLARWLERHARTWPEVIVWGAGRATRKRAALLEQYGARITAWVDIDTHKTGQTIQGVPVILPTQLPSPDRCFVLPYVGSRDARELITAWLEENGYMLGGSYIPAA; encoded by the coding sequence GTGCATGATACGATAGACATAACTGTCGTTCTCCCGGTATTCAATGCCGAAGCCACAGTGCTTTCGGCCGTTGACAGTCTGGACGTACGCCCGGGCGACAGCACCGAGGTGCTCGTCGTTGACGATGGGTCCACGGATGGGACTGCGGAGCTGCTGGATGAAGCGGCTGCCGCGCGGCCGTGGATGCGGGTAGAGCACACATCGCATCAGGGACTGGTGCATGCGCTGCATGTCGGGCTCGGGGCCGCGCGTGGTTCTTACATCGCGCGCATGGATGCCGACGACGTAAGTCTGCCCGGCCGACTGTTGTGGCAGAAGGATTACCTCGATGCGCATCCCGAGATCGGCGTTGTCAGCGGGCAGGTCCGTTTCGGTGGCGATACCGAGGCCTCGCGTGGATATGCACTGCATGTGGATTGGCTCAACGCCTTACACACACCGGAAGATATTTCACTCTCACGTTTCATCGAGGCACCGGTGGCGCATCCCTCTGTCATGTTTCGTCGCAGGTTGGTGGAAACGCATGGTGGTTACACGAAGGGCGAATACCCGGAAGACTACGAACTGTGGTTGAGCTGGATGGATGCCGGAGTGCGCTTCGGCAAGGTGGATGCACCGGTCTTATTGTGGAATGACTCCCCGACTCGGTTATCCCGCACGGACAGCCGCTACTCCTCGGAGGCGTTTTACGCCATCAAAGCGCGCTATCTCGCCCGCTGGCTGGAGCGGCATGCGCGCACCTGGCCCGAGGTGATTGTATGGGGCGCCGGTCGTGCCACACGCAAGCGCGCGGCCCTGCTCGAGCAATACGGCGCGCGCATCACCGCGTGGGTGGACATCGACACGCATAAAACAGGGCAGACCATACAAGGCGTACCGGTGATCCTGCCCACGCAGCTTCCGTCGCCGGACAGATGCTTCGTGCTCCCCTACGTGGGCAGCCGCGACGCGAGGGAGTTGATTACGGCATGGCTTGAGGAGAACGGGTACATGCTGGGGGGCTCGTATATACCTGCGGCGTAG